In Zea mays cultivar B73 chromosome 7, Zm-B73-REFERENCE-NAM-5.0, whole genome shotgun sequence, the following proteins share a genomic window:
- the LOC100383356 gene encoding uncharacterized protein isoform X1: MILRLKKTAPASLSQPYRSPTTAVSPPCLSATTVGPPPPYASRQVSTPSSVSLPATSTHQQSPPQDQAQKQRSSSLTSHPIIEAGGALHAPKKLRIDVRQDELQQQLIQRLLHGQGSLHLQGQQNPQLQALIQQHNLAHMQQRQQQLLQSFAQTQPSQIGIPHQPQLPPSLAQPGIAVPVRTPVNNGLCSRRLMQYLYHKRRRPENNPITYWRKLVEEYFAPTARERWCVSSYEKRANASVSTAQTAQDVWRCDICKTHGAKGYESTYEVLPRLCQIRFDHGVIDEYLFLDMTKPNEFQLPNGLMVLEHTKVVQKSVYEHLHVIHEGHLRIIFTPELKIMSWEFCSRRHEEYITRRVLAPKVNNLLQVAQKFQTAATENGPAGVSNNDAQTICNMFVAASRQLAKNLEHHTLNEHGLSKRYVRCLQISEVVNNMKDLIEFTNRNNFGPIEGLKNYPKPNVSELPGQNPRETKQTTAAGGLPNDQNNTEAMGTKQETSARVDNGASVAGAVGNSAPQNAAALNGYQNLPRSSSANQSQLQQGASGAFKGPAATRNGMQMEASRSFCGPNQVQLARFQHPGSFQHPMPQHNNLQGLGLQNNHRGLGVSPQYQQHALNQLIQEVKNAKRHTLPQQPPLDIPNISSGITSGGANTNSAGTGDQGQRMAVNGAATIYTGPTSVINNSTARSNNFKSVSSNLAVAAAPAGGNAATLKAKPFHEFDDLEHLIANELVGSGLLNGNELAWNS, translated from the exons ATGATACTTCGCCTTAAAAAAACGGCACCTGCGTCTCTTTCGCAACCATATCGCTCTCCGACGACTGCTGTATCGCCCCCCTGTCTCTCTGCAACGACTGTTGGGCCGCCGCCGCCCTACGCCAGTCGCCAGGTGTCGACACCTTCGTCGGTATCTTTACCGGCGACGAGCACGCACCAG CAAAGTCCACCCCAAGACCAGGCGCAAAAGCAGAGGTCTTCAAGTCTAACATCACATCCTATTATTGAGGCTGGTGGTGCATTGCATGCTCCAAAGAAATTAAGAATTGATGTTAGGCAAGATGAACTGCAGCAACAGCTGATTCAGCGTCTGCTCCATGGTCAGGGTTCTCTTCATCTCCAGGGGCAACAGAACCCACAGCTTCAAGCTTTGATCCAGCAGCATAATCTGGCACATATgcagcagaggcagcagcagctgctGCAATCATTTGCTCAGACACAACCATCTCAAATTGGCATTCCTCATCAGCCTCAGCTTCCGCCATCACTAGCACAGCCTGGAATAGCTGTACCTGTTAGGACTCCTGTCAACAATGGCCTTTGTTCCCGCAGGCTAATGCAGTATTTATATCACAAGCGTCGTCGTCCGGAG AATAATCCCATAACATATTGGAGGAAGCTTGTTGAGGAATATTTTGCACCAACAGCAAGAGAAAGATGGTGTGTGTCATCTTACGAAAAGAGAGCGAATGCTTCAGTTTCTACTGCACAAACGGCTCAG GACGTGTGGCGATGTGACATATGCAAAACACATGGTGCAAAAGGATATG AATCTACCTATGAAGTGCTTCCTAGACTCTGTCAAATTAGATTTGATCATGGTGTTATAGACGAATACCTATTCCTTGACATGACCAAGCCCAACGAATTCCAATTGCCTAATGGACTAATGGTGCTGGAGCATACAAAAGTTGTTCAAAAGAGCGTTTATGAACACCTACATGTTATACATGAGGGGCATTTGAGAATCATATTCACACCAGAATTAAAG ATCATGTCATGGGAGTTCTGTTCACGACGACATGAAGAGTATATCACTCGCCGGGTTCTGGCACCGAAG GTCAATAATTTGCTACAGGTTGCCCAGAAATTCCAAACCGCTGCCACTGAAAATGGTCCTGCTGGGGTTTCAAATAATGATGCACAAACCATTTGCAACAT GTTTGTGGCTGCATCACGACAACTAGCGAAGAATCTGGAGCACCACACCTTGAATGAACATGGCCTTTCTAAACGATATGTTCGCTGCCTGCAG ATATCGGAGGTGGTGAATAACATGAAGGACTTGATTGAGTTCACCAACAGAAACAATTTTGGTCCTATAG AGGGCCTGAAGAATTATCCAAAACCAAATGTGTCGGAGCTTCCAGGACAGAATCCGCGTGAGACAAAACAAACAACGGCTGCTGGTGGTCTTCCGAATGACCAGAACAACACCGAAGCTATGGGTACCAAACAAGAAACAAGCGCTCGTGTGGACAACGGAGCTTCTGTTGCTGGAGCCGTCGGTAATAGTGCTCCGCAGAACGCTGCAGCACTAAACGGTTACCAAAATTTACCGAGAAGCTCCAGCGCAAATCAGAGTCAGCTTCAGCAGGGGGCATCCGGTGCCTTCAAAGGTCCTGCCGCGACGCGCAATGGCATGCAGATGGAAGCATCTAGGTCCTTCTGTGGACCTAACCAAGTGCAGCTAGCACGATTCCAACATCCTGGGTCATTTCAGCACCCAATGCCCCAGCACAACAACCTCCAGGGCTTGGGGTTGCAAAACAATCACCGGGGCCTGGGCGTGAGCCCACAGTATCAGCAGCATGCTTTAAATCAGCTGATTCAAGAAGTTAAGAACGCTAAAAGGCACACACTGCCACAGCAACCACCTCTAGATATCCCTAACATAAGCAGTGGTATCACATCAGGAGGTGCTAACACCAACAGTGCTGGTACAGGAGATCAGGGACAGCGCATGGCCGTAAATGGTGCTGCCACCATCTATACCGGGCCTACTAGTGTGATCAATAACAGCACAGCCAGAAGTAACAATTTCAAGTCGGTAAGCAGCAATCTGGCTGttgctgctgctcctgctggaGGCAATGCCGCGACTTTGAAGGCCAAGCCCTTCCATGAATTTGATGACCTGGAGCATCTCATCGCTAATGAATTGGTGGGGAGCGGGCTGCTCAACGGTAACGAGTTGGCGTGGAACAGTTGA
- the LOC100383356 gene encoding uncharacterized protein isoform X3 produces the protein MILRLKKTAPASLSQPYRSPTTAVSPPCLSATTVGPPPPYASRQVSTPSSVSLPATSTHQQSPPQDQAQKQRSSSLTSHPIIEAGGALHAPKKLRIDVRQDELQQQLIQRLLHGQGSLHLQGQQNPQLQALIQQHNLAHMQQRQQQLLQSFAQTQPSQIGIPHQPQLPPSLAQPGIAVPVRTPVNNGLCSRRLMQYLYHKRRRPENNPITYWRKLVEEYFAPTARERWCVSSYEKRANASVSTAQTAQDVWRCDICKTHGAKGYESTYEVLPRLCQIRFDHGVIDEYLFLDMTKPNEFQLPNGLMVLEHTKVVQKSVYEHLHVIHEGHLRIIFTPELKVNNLLQVAQKFQTAATENGPAGVSNNDAQTICNMFVAASRQLAKNLEHHTLNEHGLSKRYVRCLQISEVVNNMKDLIEFTNRNNFGPIEGLKNYPKPNVSELPGQNPRETKQTTAAGGLPNDQNNTEAMGTKQETSARVDNGASVAGAVGNSAPQNAAALNGYQNLPRSSSANQSQLQQGASGAFKGPAATRNGMQMEASRSFCGPNQVQLARFQHPGSFQHPMPQHNNLQGLGLQNNHRGLGVSPQYQQHALNQLIQEVKNAKRHTLPQQPPLDIPNISSGITSGGANTNSAGTGDQGQRMAVNGAATIYTGPTSVINNSTARSNNFKSVSSNLAVAAAPAGGNAATLKAKPFHEFDDLEHLIANELVGSGLLNGNELAWNS, from the exons ATGATACTTCGCCTTAAAAAAACGGCACCTGCGTCTCTTTCGCAACCATATCGCTCTCCGACGACTGCTGTATCGCCCCCCTGTCTCTCTGCAACGACTGTTGGGCCGCCGCCGCCCTACGCCAGTCGCCAGGTGTCGACACCTTCGTCGGTATCTTTACCGGCGACGAGCACGCACCAG CAAAGTCCACCCCAAGACCAGGCGCAAAAGCAGAGGTCTTCAAGTCTAACATCACATCCTATTATTGAGGCTGGTGGTGCATTGCATGCTCCAAAGAAATTAAGAATTGATGTTAGGCAAGATGAACTGCAGCAACAGCTGATTCAGCGTCTGCTCCATGGTCAGGGTTCTCTTCATCTCCAGGGGCAACAGAACCCACAGCTTCAAGCTTTGATCCAGCAGCATAATCTGGCACATATgcagcagaggcagcagcagctgctGCAATCATTTGCTCAGACACAACCATCTCAAATTGGCATTCCTCATCAGCCTCAGCTTCCGCCATCACTAGCACAGCCTGGAATAGCTGTACCTGTTAGGACTCCTGTCAACAATGGCCTTTGTTCCCGCAGGCTAATGCAGTATTTATATCACAAGCGTCGTCGTCCGGAG AATAATCCCATAACATATTGGAGGAAGCTTGTTGAGGAATATTTTGCACCAACAGCAAGAGAAAGATGGTGTGTGTCATCTTACGAAAAGAGAGCGAATGCTTCAGTTTCTACTGCACAAACGGCTCAG GACGTGTGGCGATGTGACATATGCAAAACACATGGTGCAAAAGGATATG AATCTACCTATGAAGTGCTTCCTAGACTCTGTCAAATTAGATTTGATCATGGTGTTATAGACGAATACCTATTCCTTGACATGACCAAGCCCAACGAATTCCAATTGCCTAATGGACTAATGGTGCTGGAGCATACAAAAGTTGTTCAAAAGAGCGTTTATGAACACCTACATGTTATACATGAGGGGCATTTGAGAATCATATTCACACCAGAATTAAAG GTCAATAATTTGCTACAGGTTGCCCAGAAATTCCAAACCGCTGCCACTGAAAATGGTCCTGCTGGGGTTTCAAATAATGATGCACAAACCATTTGCAACAT GTTTGTGGCTGCATCACGACAACTAGCGAAGAATCTGGAGCACCACACCTTGAATGAACATGGCCTTTCTAAACGATATGTTCGCTGCCTGCAG ATATCGGAGGTGGTGAATAACATGAAGGACTTGATTGAGTTCACCAACAGAAACAATTTTGGTCCTATAG AGGGCCTGAAGAATTATCCAAAACCAAATGTGTCGGAGCTTCCAGGACAGAATCCGCGTGAGACAAAACAAACAACGGCTGCTGGTGGTCTTCCGAATGACCAGAACAACACCGAAGCTATGGGTACCAAACAAGAAACAAGCGCTCGTGTGGACAACGGAGCTTCTGTTGCTGGAGCCGTCGGTAATAGTGCTCCGCAGAACGCTGCAGCACTAAACGGTTACCAAAATTTACCGAGAAGCTCCAGCGCAAATCAGAGTCAGCTTCAGCAGGGGGCATCCGGTGCCTTCAAAGGTCCTGCCGCGACGCGCAATGGCATGCAGATGGAAGCATCTAGGTCCTTCTGTGGACCTAACCAAGTGCAGCTAGCACGATTCCAACATCCTGGGTCATTTCAGCACCCAATGCCCCAGCACAACAACCTCCAGGGCTTGGGGTTGCAAAACAATCACCGGGGCCTGGGCGTGAGCCCACAGTATCAGCAGCATGCTTTAAATCAGCTGATTCAAGAAGTTAAGAACGCTAAAAGGCACACACTGCCACAGCAACCACCTCTAGATATCCCTAACATAAGCAGTGGTATCACATCAGGAGGTGCTAACACCAACAGTGCTGGTACAGGAGATCAGGGACAGCGCATGGCCGTAAATGGTGCTGCCACCATCTATACCGGGCCTACTAGTGTGATCAATAACAGCACAGCCAGAAGTAACAATTTCAAGTCGGTAAGCAGCAATCTGGCTGttgctgctgctcctgctggaGGCAATGCCGCGACTTTGAAGGCCAAGCCCTTCCATGAATTTGATGACCTGGAGCATCTCATCGCTAATGAATTGGTGGGGAGCGGGCTGCTCAACGGTAACGAGTTGGCGTGGAACAGTTGA
- the LOC100383356 gene encoding uncharacterized protein isoform X2 produces MIDANSSFSGGAQLQPSTSMNTYSFMPAPSSPISFSSNNISGSSVIDGSIVQQSPPQDQAQKQRSSSLTSHPIIEAGGALHAPKKLRIDVRQDELQQQLIQRLLHGQGSLHLQGQQNPQLQALIQQHNLAHMQQRQQQLLQSFAQTQPSQIGIPHQPQLPPSLAQPGIAVPVRTPVNNGLCSRRLMQYLYHKRRRPENNPITYWRKLVEEYFAPTARERWCVSSYEKRANASVSTAQTAQDVWRCDICKTHGAKGYESTYEVLPRLCQIRFDHGVIDEYLFLDMTKPNEFQLPNGLMVLEHTKVVQKSVYEHLHVIHEGHLRIIFTPELKIMSWEFCSRRHEEYITRRVLAPKVNNLLQVAQKFQTAATENGPAGVSNNDAQTICNMFVAASRQLAKNLEHHTLNEHGLSKRYVRCLQISEVVNNMKDLIEFTNRNNFGPIEGLKNYPKPNVSELPGQNPRETKQTTAAGGLPNDQNNTEAMGTKQETSARVDNGASVAGAVGNSAPQNAAALNGYQNLPRSSSANQSQLQQGASGAFKGPAATRNGMQMEASRSFCGPNQVQLARFQHPGSFQHPMPQHNNLQGLGLQNNHRGLGVSPQYQQHALNQLIQEVKNAKRHTLPQQPPLDIPNISSGITSGGANTNSAGTGDQGQRMAVNGAATIYTGPTSVINNSTARSNNFKSVSSNLAVAAAPAGGNAATLKAKPFHEFDDLEHLIANELVGSGLLNGNELAWNS; encoded by the exons ATGATAGATGCCAATTCATCATTCTCTGGAGGTGCTCAGTTGCAGCCAAGTACAAGCATGAATACTTATTCCTTCATGCCTGCTCCATCGTCCCCAATATCATTTTCATCAAATAACATCTCTGGCTCTTCAGTCATTGATGGCTCCATTGTGCAGCAAAGTCCACCCCAAGACCAGGCGCAAAAGCAGAGGTCTTCAAGTCTAACATCACATCCTATTATTGAGGCTGGTGGTGCATTGCATGCTCCAAAGAAATTAAGAATTGATGTTAGGCAAGATGAACTGCAGCAACAGCTGATTCAGCGTCTGCTCCATGGTCAGGGTTCTCTTCATCTCCAGGGGCAACAGAACCCACAGCTTCAAGCTTTGATCCAGCAGCATAATCTGGCACATATgcagcagaggcagcagcagctgctGCAATCATTTGCTCAGACACAACCATCTCAAATTGGCATTCCTCATCAGCCTCAGCTTCCGCCATCACTAGCACAGCCTGGAATAGCTGTACCTGTTAGGACTCCTGTCAACAATGGCCTTTGTTCCCGCAGGCTAATGCAGTATTTATATCACAAGCGTCGTCGTCCGGAG AATAATCCCATAACATATTGGAGGAAGCTTGTTGAGGAATATTTTGCACCAACAGCAAGAGAAAGATGGTGTGTGTCATCTTACGAAAAGAGAGCGAATGCTTCAGTTTCTACTGCACAAACGGCTCAG GACGTGTGGCGATGTGACATATGCAAAACACATGGTGCAAAAGGATATG AATCTACCTATGAAGTGCTTCCTAGACTCTGTCAAATTAGATTTGATCATGGTGTTATAGACGAATACCTATTCCTTGACATGACCAAGCCCAACGAATTCCAATTGCCTAATGGACTAATGGTGCTGGAGCATACAAAAGTTGTTCAAAAGAGCGTTTATGAACACCTACATGTTATACATGAGGGGCATTTGAGAATCATATTCACACCAGAATTAAAG ATCATGTCATGGGAGTTCTGTTCACGACGACATGAAGAGTATATCACTCGCCGGGTTCTGGCACCGAAG GTCAATAATTTGCTACAGGTTGCCCAGAAATTCCAAACCGCTGCCACTGAAAATGGTCCTGCTGGGGTTTCAAATAATGATGCACAAACCATTTGCAACAT GTTTGTGGCTGCATCACGACAACTAGCGAAGAATCTGGAGCACCACACCTTGAATGAACATGGCCTTTCTAAACGATATGTTCGCTGCCTGCAG ATATCGGAGGTGGTGAATAACATGAAGGACTTGATTGAGTTCACCAACAGAAACAATTTTGGTCCTATAG AGGGCCTGAAGAATTATCCAAAACCAAATGTGTCGGAGCTTCCAGGACAGAATCCGCGTGAGACAAAACAAACAACGGCTGCTGGTGGTCTTCCGAATGACCAGAACAACACCGAAGCTATGGGTACCAAACAAGAAACAAGCGCTCGTGTGGACAACGGAGCTTCTGTTGCTGGAGCCGTCGGTAATAGTGCTCCGCAGAACGCTGCAGCACTAAACGGTTACCAAAATTTACCGAGAAGCTCCAGCGCAAATCAGAGTCAGCTTCAGCAGGGGGCATCCGGTGCCTTCAAAGGTCCTGCCGCGACGCGCAATGGCATGCAGATGGAAGCATCTAGGTCCTTCTGTGGACCTAACCAAGTGCAGCTAGCACGATTCCAACATCCTGGGTCATTTCAGCACCCAATGCCCCAGCACAACAACCTCCAGGGCTTGGGGTTGCAAAACAATCACCGGGGCCTGGGCGTGAGCCCACAGTATCAGCAGCATGCTTTAAATCAGCTGATTCAAGAAGTTAAGAACGCTAAAAGGCACACACTGCCACAGCAACCACCTCTAGATATCCCTAACATAAGCAGTGGTATCACATCAGGAGGTGCTAACACCAACAGTGCTGGTACAGGAGATCAGGGACAGCGCATGGCCGTAAATGGTGCTGCCACCATCTATACCGGGCCTACTAGTGTGATCAATAACAGCACAGCCAGAAGTAACAATTTCAAGTCGGTAAGCAGCAATCTGGCTGttgctgctgctcctgctggaGGCAATGCCGCGACTTTGAAGGCCAAGCCCTTCCATGAATTTGATGACCTGGAGCATCTCATCGCTAATGAATTGGTGGGGAGCGGGCTGCTCAACGGTAACGAGTTGGCGTGGAACAGTTGA
- the LOC100383356 gene encoding uncharacterized protein isoform X4, producing the protein MIDANSSFSGGAQLQPSTSMNTYSFMPAPSSPISFSSNNISGSSVIDGSIVQQSPPQDQAQKQRSSSLTSHPIIEAGGALHAPKKLRIDVRQDELQQQLIQRLLHGQGSLHLQGQQNPQLQALIQQHNLAHMQQRQQQLLQSFAQTQPSQIGIPHQPQLPPSLAQPGIAVPVRTPVNNGLCSRRLMQYLYHKRRRPENNPITYWRKLVEEYFAPTARERWCVSSYEKRANASVSTAQTAQDVWRCDICKTHGAKGYESTYEVLPRLCQIRFDHGVIDEYLFLDMTKPNEFQLPNGLMVLEHTKVVQKSVYEHLHVIHEGHLRIIFTPELKVNNLLQVAQKFQTAATENGPAGVSNNDAQTICNMFVAASRQLAKNLEHHTLNEHGLSKRYVRCLQISEVVNNMKDLIEFTNRNNFGPIEGLKNYPKPNVSELPGQNPRETKQTTAAGGLPNDQNNTEAMGTKQETSARVDNGASVAGAVGNSAPQNAAALNGYQNLPRSSSANQSQLQQGASGAFKGPAATRNGMQMEASRSFCGPNQVQLARFQHPGSFQHPMPQHNNLQGLGLQNNHRGLGVSPQYQQHALNQLIQEVKNAKRHTLPQQPPLDIPNISSGITSGGANTNSAGTGDQGQRMAVNGAATIYTGPTSVINNSTARSNNFKSVSSNLAVAAAPAGGNAATLKAKPFHEFDDLEHLIANELVGSGLLNGNELAWNS; encoded by the exons ATGATAGATGCCAATTCATCATTCTCTGGAGGTGCTCAGTTGCAGCCAAGTACAAGCATGAATACTTATTCCTTCATGCCTGCTCCATCGTCCCCAATATCATTTTCATCAAATAACATCTCTGGCTCTTCAGTCATTGATGGCTCCATTGTGCAGCAAAGTCCACCCCAAGACCAGGCGCAAAAGCAGAGGTCTTCAAGTCTAACATCACATCCTATTATTGAGGCTGGTGGTGCATTGCATGCTCCAAAGAAATTAAGAATTGATGTTAGGCAAGATGAACTGCAGCAACAGCTGATTCAGCGTCTGCTCCATGGTCAGGGTTCTCTTCATCTCCAGGGGCAACAGAACCCACAGCTTCAAGCTTTGATCCAGCAGCATAATCTGGCACATATgcagcagaggcagcagcagctgctGCAATCATTTGCTCAGACACAACCATCTCAAATTGGCATTCCTCATCAGCCTCAGCTTCCGCCATCACTAGCACAGCCTGGAATAGCTGTACCTGTTAGGACTCCTGTCAACAATGGCCTTTGTTCCCGCAGGCTAATGCAGTATTTATATCACAAGCGTCGTCGTCCGGAG AATAATCCCATAACATATTGGAGGAAGCTTGTTGAGGAATATTTTGCACCAACAGCAAGAGAAAGATGGTGTGTGTCATCTTACGAAAAGAGAGCGAATGCTTCAGTTTCTACTGCACAAACGGCTCAG GACGTGTGGCGATGTGACATATGCAAAACACATGGTGCAAAAGGATATG AATCTACCTATGAAGTGCTTCCTAGACTCTGTCAAATTAGATTTGATCATGGTGTTATAGACGAATACCTATTCCTTGACATGACCAAGCCCAACGAATTCCAATTGCCTAATGGACTAATGGTGCTGGAGCATACAAAAGTTGTTCAAAAGAGCGTTTATGAACACCTACATGTTATACATGAGGGGCATTTGAGAATCATATTCACACCAGAATTAAAG GTCAATAATTTGCTACAGGTTGCCCAGAAATTCCAAACCGCTGCCACTGAAAATGGTCCTGCTGGGGTTTCAAATAATGATGCACAAACCATTTGCAACAT GTTTGTGGCTGCATCACGACAACTAGCGAAGAATCTGGAGCACCACACCTTGAATGAACATGGCCTTTCTAAACGATATGTTCGCTGCCTGCAG ATATCGGAGGTGGTGAATAACATGAAGGACTTGATTGAGTTCACCAACAGAAACAATTTTGGTCCTATAG AGGGCCTGAAGAATTATCCAAAACCAAATGTGTCGGAGCTTCCAGGACAGAATCCGCGTGAGACAAAACAAACAACGGCTGCTGGTGGTCTTCCGAATGACCAGAACAACACCGAAGCTATGGGTACCAAACAAGAAACAAGCGCTCGTGTGGACAACGGAGCTTCTGTTGCTGGAGCCGTCGGTAATAGTGCTCCGCAGAACGCTGCAGCACTAAACGGTTACCAAAATTTACCGAGAAGCTCCAGCGCAAATCAGAGTCAGCTTCAGCAGGGGGCATCCGGTGCCTTCAAAGGTCCTGCCGCGACGCGCAATGGCATGCAGATGGAAGCATCTAGGTCCTTCTGTGGACCTAACCAAGTGCAGCTAGCACGATTCCAACATCCTGGGTCATTTCAGCACCCAATGCCCCAGCACAACAACCTCCAGGGCTTGGGGTTGCAAAACAATCACCGGGGCCTGGGCGTGAGCCCACAGTATCAGCAGCATGCTTTAAATCAGCTGATTCAAGAAGTTAAGAACGCTAAAAGGCACACACTGCCACAGCAACCACCTCTAGATATCCCTAACATAAGCAGTGGTATCACATCAGGAGGTGCTAACACCAACAGTGCTGGTACAGGAGATCAGGGACAGCGCATGGCCGTAAATGGTGCTGCCACCATCTATACCGGGCCTACTAGTGTGATCAATAACAGCACAGCCAGAAGTAACAATTTCAAGTCGGTAAGCAGCAATCTGGCTGttgctgctgctcctgctggaGGCAATGCCGCGACTTTGAAGGCCAAGCCCTTCCATGAATTTGATGACCTGGAGCATCTCATCGCTAATGAATTGGTGGGGAGCGGGCTGCTCAACGGTAACGAGTTGGCGTGGAACAGTTGA
- the LOC100383356 gene encoding uncharacterized protein isoform X6 yields MIDANSSFSGAKSTPRPGAKAEGSLHLQGQQNPQLQALIQQHNLAHMQQRQQQLLQSFAQTQPSQIGIPHQPQLPPSLAQPGIAVPVRTPVNNGLCSRRLMQYLYHKRRRPENNPITYWRKLVEEYFAPTARERWCVSSYEKRANASVSTAQTAQDVWRCDICKTHGAKGYESTYEVLPRLCQIRFDHGVIDEYLFLDMTKPNEFQLPNGLMVLEHTKVVQKSVYEHLHVIHEGHLRIIFTPELKIMSWEFCSRRHEEYITRRVLAPKVNNLLQVAQKFQTAATENGPAGVSNNDAQTICNMFVAASRQLAKNLEHHTLNEHGLSKRYVRCLQISEVVNNMKDLIEFTNRNNFGPIEGLKNYPKPNVSELPGQNPRETKQTTAAGGLPNDQNNTEAMGTKQETSARVDNGASVAGAVGNSAPQNAAALNGYQNLPRSSSANQSQLQQGASGAFKGPAATRNGMQMEASRSFCGPNQVQLARFQHPGSFQHPMPQHNNLQGLGLQNNHRGLGVSPQYQQHALNQLIQEVKNAKRHTLPQQPPLDIPNISSGITSGGANTNSAGTGDQGQRMAVNGAATIYTGPTSVINNSTARSNNFKSVSSNLAVAAAPAGGNAATLKAKPFHEFDDLEHLIANELVGSGLLNGNELAWNS; encoded by the exons ATGATAGATGCCAATTCATCATTCTCTGGAG CAAAGTCCACCCCAAGACCAGGCGCAAAAGCAGAG GGTTCTCTTCATCTCCAGGGGCAACAGAACCCACAGCTTCAAGCTTTGATCCAGCAGCATAATCTGGCACATATgcagcagaggcagcagcagctgctGCAATCATTTGCTCAGACACAACCATCTCAAATTGGCATTCCTCATCAGCCTCAGCTTCCGCCATCACTAGCACAGCCTGGAATAGCTGTACCTGTTAGGACTCCTGTCAACAATGGCCTTTGTTCCCGCAGGCTAATGCAGTATTTATATCACAAGCGTCGTCGTCCGGAG AATAATCCCATAACATATTGGAGGAAGCTTGTTGAGGAATATTTTGCACCAACAGCAAGAGAAAGATGGTGTGTGTCATCTTACGAAAAGAGAGCGAATGCTTCAGTTTCTACTGCACAAACGGCTCAG GACGTGTGGCGATGTGACATATGCAAAACACATGGTGCAAAAGGATATG AATCTACCTATGAAGTGCTTCCTAGACTCTGTCAAATTAGATTTGATCATGGTGTTATAGACGAATACCTATTCCTTGACATGACCAAGCCCAACGAATTCCAATTGCCTAATGGACTAATGGTGCTGGAGCATACAAAAGTTGTTCAAAAGAGCGTTTATGAACACCTACATGTTATACATGAGGGGCATTTGAGAATCATATTCACACCAGAATTAAAG ATCATGTCATGGGAGTTCTGTTCACGACGACATGAAGAGTATATCACTCGCCGGGTTCTGGCACCGAAG GTCAATAATTTGCTACAGGTTGCCCAGAAATTCCAAACCGCTGCCACTGAAAATGGTCCTGCTGGGGTTTCAAATAATGATGCACAAACCATTTGCAACAT GTTTGTGGCTGCATCACGACAACTAGCGAAGAATCTGGAGCACCACACCTTGAATGAACATGGCCTTTCTAAACGATATGTTCGCTGCCTGCAG ATATCGGAGGTGGTGAATAACATGAAGGACTTGATTGAGTTCACCAACAGAAACAATTTTGGTCCTATAG AGGGCCTGAAGAATTATCCAAAACCAAATGTGTCGGAGCTTCCAGGACAGAATCCGCGTGAGACAAAACAAACAACGGCTGCTGGTGGTCTTCCGAATGACCAGAACAACACCGAAGCTATGGGTACCAAACAAGAAACAAGCGCTCGTGTGGACAACGGAGCTTCTGTTGCTGGAGCCGTCGGTAATAGTGCTCCGCAGAACGCTGCAGCACTAAACGGTTACCAAAATTTACCGAGAAGCTCCAGCGCAAATCAGAGTCAGCTTCAGCAGGGGGCATCCGGTGCCTTCAAAGGTCCTGCCGCGACGCGCAATGGCATGCAGATGGAAGCATCTAGGTCCTTCTGTGGACCTAACCAAGTGCAGCTAGCACGATTCCAACATCCTGGGTCATTTCAGCACCCAATGCCCCAGCACAACAACCTCCAGGGCTTGGGGTTGCAAAACAATCACCGGGGCCTGGGCGTGAGCCCACAGTATCAGCAGCATGCTTTAAATCAGCTGATTCAAGAAGTTAAGAACGCTAAAAGGCACACACTGCCACAGCAACCACCTCTAGATATCCCTAACATAAGCAGTGGTATCACATCAGGAGGTGCTAACACCAACAGTGCTGGTACAGGAGATCAGGGACAGCGCATGGCCGTAAATGGTGCTGCCACCATCTATACCGGGCCTACTAGTGTGATCAATAACAGCACAGCCAGAAGTAACAATTTCAAGTCGGTAAGCAGCAATCTGGCTGttgctgctgctcctgctggaGGCAATGCCGCGACTTTGAAGGCCAAGCCCTTCCATGAATTTGATGACCTGGAGCATCTCATCGCTAATGAATTGGTGGGGAGCGGGCTGCTCAACGGTAACGAGTTGGCGTGGAACAGTTGA